In Kryptolebias marmoratus isolate JLee-2015 linkage group LG22, ASM164957v2, whole genome shotgun sequence, a single window of DNA contains:
- the LOC108244109 gene encoding zinc finger protein 583: protein MSPLLLRAFVNDRLTAVVEEIFQVFEQTIAKYEEEASSSKQEVERLKGQLLQLENQRTDISQLSSCKDETHCEQESTLSSIEQSEPELRIIKQEDHELWTADHQEEVGEGVFYPPHHSVWEDNEQEDAKPPSQPRIQSCNAEDEHQEMQEEKSGQFDPSPASALPSQHKTAAGFPSHQTEQGQMSFILSRESTESSDFSLTGADYQCHLCTEKFSSSHRLINHAFRNHSRDVSIMCAVCGRTIESSESLDLHLKSHKNSKCCLLCGKQCKNATSLTEHMASHAGLKLHRCHVCGKECSRKGDLKIHMRIHTGEKPFRCFLCCKSFTHSGHLKKHIRSHMGERPHRCDVCGKAFLQRTHLKSHLGTHRSTDGSIFNKQN, encoded by the exons ATGTCTCCGTTGCTTCTCAGGGCTTTTGTAAACGACCGGCTGACGGCTGTAGTGGAGgaaatatttcaggtttttgaGCAAACAATTGCAAAATACGAAGAAGAAGCGTCCAGCTCGAAGCAGGAGGTCGAGCGGCTCAAgggtcagctgctgcagctggaaaaccAGAGGACAG ACATTTCTCAGTTATCCTCCTGTAAAGATGAAACTCATTGTGAGCAGGAATCAACCCTCAGCAGCATCGAGCAGAGCGAACCGGAGCTCCGGATCATTAAACAGGAAGATCATGAGCTCTGGACTGCCGATCACCAGGAGGAGGTGGGAGAGGGTGTCTTTTATCCACCCCATCATTCCGTCTGGGAGGACAATGAGCAGGAAGACGCAAAGCCACCTTCACAACCTCGGATCCAAAGCTGTAATGCAGAAGACGAGCATCAGGAGATGCAGGAAGAGAAAAGCGGACAGTTCGACCCGTCACCTGCTTCAGCTCTGCCTTCACAACATAAAACTGCTGCAGGTTTTCCATCACACCAAACAGAACAAGGTCAAATGTCATTCATCCTCTCCAGAGAATCCACTGAGTCATCTGACTTCAGCTTGACTGGAGCCGACTATCAGTGCCATTTGTGCACTGAAAAGTTCTCCTCCAGTCACCGCTTGATAAATCACGCTTTCCGTAACCACTCAAGAGACGTCAGCATCATGTGTGCCGTGTGCGGACGGACCATCGAGTCCTCGGAAAGTCTTGACTTGCACCTGAAGTCCCACAAGAACTCAAAGTGTTGCCTCCTGTGCGGCAAGCAGTGCAAGAACGCGACCTCTCTGACGGAGCACATGGCCAGCCACGCGGGGCTGAAGCTGCACCGCTGCCACGTCTGCGGGAAGGAGTGCAGCCGCAAAGGAGATCTGAAGATACACATGCGGATCCACACGGGCGAGAAGCCGTTCCGCTGCTTCCTGTGCTGTAAAAGCTTCACTCACAGCGGGCACCTGAAGAAGCACATCAGAAGCCACATGGGGGAGAGACCGCACAGGTGTGACGTGTGTGGGAAGGCGTTTCTGCAGCGCACACACCTCAAATCCCACTTAGGCACCCACAGAAGCACCGACGGCTCcatatttaacaaacagaattAA